The genomic interval ATTACATTACTCAGACGGGAACCGTCGAACCGATAAGTACAATTTACTTAGACGCTATGGAAGGTGGACGTGTAGAAGAAATTCTTATAGAAGAAGGAACTATGGTGCAAAAGGGTGATGCAATCTTACGTTTGAGCAACACCAATCTTCACCTGGATATCATGAACCGTGAAGCAAATCTTGCCGAACAGATCAACAACCTTAGAAACACGCGCCTTTCGATGGAACAAAACAAACTCAGTTTGAAAAGACAAATGCTTGATCTTGATTATGAGATAGGCCTGCAAAAAAGAAATTATGAAAACAGCATCGATCTGTATGAAAAAGATTATATATCAGATAAACAATTTGAAGAAGTAGAAGAAAAATATAATTATCTAATAAAAACACGTGAACTTGTTATTGAAAACCAAAAAGCAGATTCCTTATTTAGAGATATCCAGGTTGCTCAACTGGAAAACTCAGTAGATCAAATGGAAATGAATTTGGAATTTGTACGTCAGAAATTGGAAAATCTTATTGTAAAAGCCCCAGTCAGTGGATTACTGGTGACCGTAAATGCTGAGATTGGAGAAGCAATCGGAACAGGCCAGAGATTAGGACAGATCCACGTTTTAGATTCATATAAAATAAGACTTGAAATAGACGAACATTACATTTCTCGTGTAAATTCCAACCTTGTAGGAGAATTTGATTTTAACAGTAATACCTATCAGCTCCGTATCAAAAAGATCTATCCCGAAGTGCGAAATGGTAGATTTGGTGTCGATCTGGTTTTTGTTGATGAAGTTCCTGATCGAATTAGAACAGGACAAACGTTTCGTGTAAAACTGGAACTTGGACAATCTGAAATGGCTATTCTGGTTCCACGCGGTGGATTCTATCAAAGTACAGGTGGACAGTACATTTTCGTGCTGGAGCCAACAGAAAAATTTGCTATCAAACGTGACATTCGTTTGGGCAGAATGAACCCGAGATATTATGAAGTATTGGAAGGCTTACAACCCGGCGAAAAAGTTATCGTATCCAGTTATGATAATTTCGGTCGTGCAGAAAAATTGATACTTAAGTAACAGCAGGAAGTGCATGGGACGTAGGGCATGGAGCATGGAGCAGAGAGCATGGAGCAGAGTGCAGAGAGCAGAGTGCAGAGAGCAGAGTGCATGGAGCAGAGTGCATGGAGCAAAGAGCAGGGAGGTAGGAAATGAGTAAATTTCGATTTGAAGATTTGGAAATCTGGAAGCTGGCAATTGAAATCCTGGATATGTGCATGGAGATTTCCGAGAAACTGGAAAAGCTTCATCTCTATAGATTTGCAGAGCAATTGAGAGCTGCAGGATTGAGCATATCAAATAATATTGCTGAAGGCTCAGGATCAAACTATTATAAAGAATTCAAACTCTTCTTAAAATATTCTCGTCGCTCTTCATTTGAAGTAGCTAATATTGTTATATACTTGATACATAAAAAAATGATCTCAGAAAATTGGAGAGAAAAATTAATAGATAAATTAGAGATTTTCAGTAAAAAAAATATAACATTCCAAAGGACATTGAGATGAGTGAAAATATTAGTACCCTTTGCTCTTTGCCCAATGCCCTTTGCATTTTTGAAATAAAATTGAGAAAATTTATAAAAATAAAAAATTGGAGGAAAAATGATCAAGACAGTTGATTTAACCAAAGTGTATCGCACTGATGAAGTAGAAACCACCGCATTGAACAATGTGAACGTGGAAGTAGCGAAAGGAGAATTCGTAGCAGTTATGGGACCTTCAGGTTGTGGAAAATCCACACTTTTGAACCTGATCGGACTTTTGGACAATCCATCCAAAGGTGAACTCTTTTTCAATGAAACTGAAGTTTCCAGATACACCGAAAGAATGAGAACCAATATGAGAAAATCTAATATTGGATTCATCTTTCAAAGCTTTAATCTTATCGATGAACTTACAGTTTACGAAAACGTCGAACTTCCACTGCTTTACATCAAAATGAGTTCTGCAGAAAGAAAGAAAAAAGTAAATGAAGTTCTGGATCGCATGAAAATAGCACATCGTGCCAAACACTTCCCTCAGCAGCTTTCCGGTGGTCAGCAGCAGCGCGTGGCAGTAGCTCGTGCAGTTGTTACAAATCCAAAACTTATCCTGGCTGATGAGCCGACAGGTAATTTGGACTCTGCCAATGGTGAAGAAGTGATGGATCTGCTGACCCAATTGAATGAAGAAGGAACCACGATCGTAATGGTAACGCACTCACCGTCCCACGCGGAATATGCCCACCGGATAATTCAATTATTCGACGGTCATATTGTTACAGAAAACATTAAGAAAGAATTCCAGCTTTAATTCATTTCAGCCGTTAATCTTTTCAATCCGTTGGCGGTTAACGGCTGATTTTTCATTTCATTCTGAAGGTCTTCTTCAGAAGGAGGAAGAATGTTCAAAAATTATTTAAAAATAACACTCAGAAATCTGGGTAGAAGAAAATTTTATACTTTTATAAACATTTTGGGGTTAGCCATTGGAATAACTTGCTCAATCCTGATCGGACTTTTTGTTTTCAATGAGCTTTCCTATGATAAATGTCATGAAAAGCATGACCGAATTTACAGAATGGAATCTCATTTCACCATTCAGGAATCTGACGACCTTTTTGCAGTAACCGCCTTCCCACTGGCTAGAGCTATAAAACAAGAATTTCCCCACGATGTGGAAGAATGGTGCCGGTTTAGTTTTATGGATAATAATCTTTTTCAATATGATGGAAACAAATTTTTTGAAGATAATGTTTATTATGCCGACTCAACTCTTTTCGACGTTTTCACCCATAAATTTATCGCCGGTTCACCGGAAGGTGCTCTCAACGATCCCAATGAAATGGTTCTTACAGAAAGTTTTGCCAGAAAAATCTTTGGTGATAAAAACCCGGTCGGAGAAACTATCGATACAGGTTATGGTTTTGGTTTCACTATTACCGGCGTTATCGAAGACGTTCCTTACAACGCACATTTACGTTTCGAAGCTGTTGGTTCGATGATTACTCTTGAAAACTTCTTTGGTCCGGATCGCTATCACAGCTTGGAAAGTCAGGCTTTCTGGAATGTAGGATTTTATTCATATATCTTACTCAAAGAAACAGGAAATATCAAAAATATAATGGATGGATATCCAGAATTTAATGAAAAATATATTGTTCCTGTCGGTCAGCAATTTGGAGCTACATTCAAATATATGATAACTCCACTAACAGATATTCATCTTTTTTCCAGATTGAGAAGCGATCTTCCTACCGGAAATATGGCGTATGTTTACACTTTCAGTCTGGTTGCTCTTTTTCTACTGTTGATAGGTTGTATAAATTATATGAATATGGCCACAGCGCAATCATCCAATCGTGCTACGGAAGTGGGAATTCGCAAGGTGGTGGGAGCACAGAAAAAAAGTCTGCGTTACCAGTTCATACTGGAATCGATCCTGATTTCCTTCCTGGCTTTGATAATAGCCTTAATTGCTGTGGAGTTATTGCTGCCATCATTCAATCAGTTAGCCGATCGACAGCTTTCATTTGATATTCTGGAAAATTTCAATTACTTACTGCTGATAATCGGAGTGACGATTCTGGTCGGATTTGTTTCCGGCAGCTATCCGGCCTTCTATCTTTCATCTTTTATTCCAGTAAAAGTATTGAAAGGCAAGCTGGGAAAAAGCAAGGGAACTCTCAGGAAAGTCCTGGTCTTATTGCAGTTCACCATTTCGATAATCATGATCGTGGGAACCTTTACCGTGATGCAGCAGCTAAATTTCCTGAAGGATAAAGATCTGGGATTTGATAAAGATAATGTGATGGTTCTTACAGTTCGAGATACGACTGGAGTTCGCAATCTGCAGGCTTTCCAGGATGAACTTTTGCGCAATCCACAAATTTTGGAATCGACGACTGCCAGCAGTATTCCTGGTCAGGGTTATGGAATTGTTGTTCAACGCTATGAGACAGCCGATGGAGCCATGAAAGAAAAAGGTATTAACTTCGTTTTTGCAGAACAGAATTACATCGATATGATGAATATGAAGATCATCAAAGGAAGAAATTTCGATCCTGATATGCAAACTGATCTGGAAGAAGCAGTTATCATTAATGAAGCAACTGCAGAAGTTTTGGGCTGGGGAGATGATCCGATTAGCAAAAAACTCGATTTTGGTGCCGGCATGGAAGGCGAAGCGATGCGTAATGCAAAAGTCATCGGAGTTGTAAAAGATTTTCATTATACTTCACTTCACAATAAGATCGATCCTCTGATTATCCTGCTTTCCGAGCAACCAAATCGACATATTCATCTGCGGGTAAGACAGGAAAATATGCAGCAGACTTTGCCTTTTATCGAGCAAAAATGGAATGAGTTTTGTCCTACCTTCCCATTTGAATACACCTTCCTGGACGACAGTTTGAACGAGCAGTATATTGCCGAACAAAAGATTGGGAAAGTATTCACCTCTTTTTCTGTAATGTGCATTTTCATTGCCTGTCTTGGTTTATTCGGGCTGGCAGCCTACACAGCAGAACAACGCACCAAAGAGATCAGTATCCGCAAAGTGATGGGAGCAACTTCGGGCAGTATTGTAGTGCTTCTTTCCAAAGAATTTTCTATCTGGGTGATCCTGGCGAATATCATTGCCTGGCCGGTAGCTTATTTCGCTCTGCGATCCTGGCTGCAGAATTTTGCCTATGCCATCGATCAATCTTTTTTCACTTTTATTCTGGCTGGCATTACCGCGCTCGCAATCGCTTTGATCACAGTAAGTTTCCGGGCATTTAAAGCGGCTCAGACCAATCCGGCTGAAGCTTTAAAATATGAGTAACGCAAACATCCTGTTTGCGAATGAGAGATGAGAATGAGATCAACTCTGAAAAGCTTACTTCCAAGAATTCTTACAGTTAAGACTTTCAGAGTAGATAACCTTGAAAGTGCTAAGCAGGAAGAAAATCTGAACGAAGCCTTTTCAAGATTGGAGAATGAGGAGTTTGAATGATCAAGAATTTCATAAAAATTACTATCAGGAATATCCTGAAACACAAAGCTTATTCGTTCATTAACATATTCGGTTTGGCAATTGGTATCGCTACCTGCATCCTGATTTTCCTGTATGTGCAGGATGAATTGAGTTACGATCGATTTCACCGAAATGCGGAAAATATCTTCCGCTGGGAAACAGCCTGGGAAGAAAACGGTGAAACAGGTCATTGGGCAGCTTCTACCGGAGGTTGGATACCCAGACTTCTGGAAAATTATCCTGAAATAATCGCCGGTGCAAAAATCAATAAAAGTTATTTTCCCGTCACTTTCCGACGTGGAGAAATCCAATTCACGGAAAAAAATGTTTATTCTGCCGATGCCGGTTTTTTTGATGTTTTCGATTTTGAAACTATCACACCCAATCCCCAGTCTTTTCTCACCGATCCGGGCACGATAGTTCTAACCGAATCTGCTGCCAGAAAATATTTTGGTGATGAGAATCCCATCGGCAAGACAATGGATACAGACAGGCAGCAATACACCGTTACGGGCATCATTAAAGATGTACCTGCCAATTCCCATTTCCATTTTGAGATGCTGCTCTCGATGGAAACATTACGCACAATTCGTCCCGATGTCGATCAGGATGGTCCGCTGGCCTGGCATTCCTATTTCCGCGTAAGAGATGCCAATGCCGCTGTTCA from Candidatus Cloacimonadota bacterium carries:
- a CDS encoding ABC transporter permease encodes the protein MFKNYLKITLRNLGRRKFYTFINILGLAIGITCSILIGLFVFNELSYDKCHEKHDRIYRMESHFTIQESDDLFAVTAFPLARAIKQEFPHDVEEWCRFSFMDNNLFQYDGNKFFEDNVYYADSTLFDVFTHKFIAGSPEGALNDPNEMVLTESFARKIFGDKNPVGETIDTGYGFGFTITGVIEDVPYNAHLRFEAVGSMITLENFFGPDRYHSLESQAFWNVGFYSYILLKETGNIKNIMDGYPEFNEKYIVPVGQQFGATFKYMITPLTDIHLFSRLRSDLPTGNMAYVYTFSLVALFLLLIGCINYMNMATAQSSNRATEVGIRKVVGAQKKSLRYQFILESILISFLALIIALIAVELLLPSFNQLADRQLSFDILENFNYLLLIIGVTILVGFVSGSYPAFYLSSFIPVKVLKGKLGKSKGTLRKVLVLLQFTISIIMIVGTFTVMQQLNFLKDKDLGFDKDNVMVLTVRDTTGVRNLQAFQDELLRNPQILESTTASSIPGQGYGIVVQRYETADGAMKEKGINFVFAEQNYIDMMNMKIIKGRNFDPDMQTDLEEAVIINEATAEVLGWGDDPISKKLDFGAGMEGEAMRNAKVIGVVKDFHYTSLHNKIDPLIILLSEQPNRHIHLRVRQENMQQTLPFIEQKWNEFCPTFPFEYTFLDDSLNEQYIAEQKIGKVFTSFSVMCIFIACLGLFGLAAYTAEQRTKEISIRKVMGATSGSIVVLLSKEFSIWVILANIIAWPVAYFALRSWLQNFAYAIDQSFFTFILAGITALAIALITVSFRAFKAAQTNPAEALKYE
- a CDS encoding ABC transporter ATP-binding protein; its protein translation is MIKTVDLTKVYRTDEVETTALNNVNVEVAKGEFVAVMGPSGCGKSTLLNLIGLLDNPSKGELFFNETEVSRYTERMRTNMRKSNIGFIFQSFNLIDELTVYENVELPLLYIKMSSAERKKKVNEVLDRMKIAHRAKHFPQQLSGGQQQRVAVARAVVTNPKLILADEPTGNLDSANGEEVMDLLTQLNEEGTTIVMVTHSPSHAEYAHRIIQLFDGHIVTENIKKEFQL
- a CDS encoding four helix bundle protein, with product MSKFRFEDLEIWKLAIEILDMCMEISEKLEKLHLYRFAEQLRAAGLSISNNIAEGSGSNYYKEFKLFLKYSRRSSFEVANIVIYLIHKKMISENWREKLIDKLEIFSKKNITFQRTLR
- a CDS encoding efflux RND transporter periplasmic adaptor subunit; the protein is MDRIIEKKKWTPKKIIWIALGTIFGILVFYNLFFGDHTSKFNVQRDRISIEEVQEDFFQDYITQTGTVEPISTIYLDAMEGGRVEEILIEEGTMVQKGDAILRLSNTNLHLDIMNREANLAEQINNLRNTRLSMEQNKLSLKRQMLDLDYEIGLQKRNYENSIDLYEKDYISDKQFEEVEEKYNYLIKTRELVIENQKADSLFRDIQVAQLENSVDQMEMNLEFVRQKLENLIVKAPVSGLLVTVNAEIGEAIGTGQRLGQIHVLDSYKIRLEIDEHYISRVNSNLVGEFDFNSNTYQLRIKKIYPEVRNGRFGVDLVFVDEVPDRIRTGQTFRVKLELGQSEMAILVPRGGFYQSTGGQYIFVLEPTEKFAIKRDIRLGRMNPRYYEVLEGLQPGEKVIVSSYDNFGRAEKLILK